DNA from Paraphotobacterium marinum:
GCTGCAACTGTTTATTAAAAACACAGCACTGTGCAAAATCGAAAGATGACGTATACGGTGTGACGCCTGCCCGGTGCCGGAAGGTTAATTGATGGGGTTAGTTTTCGGACGAAGCTCTTGATCGAAGCCCCGGTAAACGGCGGCCGTAACTATAACGGTCCTAAGGTAGCGAAATTCCTTGTCGGGTAAGTTCCGACCTGCACGAATGGCGTAATGATGGCCACGCTGTCTCCACCCGAGACTCAGTGAAATTGAAATCGCAGTGAAGATGCTGTGTACCCGCGGCTAGACGGAAAGACCCCGTGAACCTTTACTACAGCTTGGCACTGAACATTGAGCCTACATGTGTAGGATAGGTGGGAGGCTTTGAAACGGTGACGCCAGTTATCGTGGAGCCAACCTTGAAATACCACCCTTGTATGTTTGATGTTCTAACTTAGCCCCATAATCTGGGGTGAGGACAGTGCCTGGTGGGTAGTTTGACTGGGGCGGTCTCCTCCCAAAGAGTAACGGAGGAGTACGAAGGTGGGCTAATCACGGTCGGACATCGTGAGGTTAGTGCAATGGCATAAGCCCGCTTGACTGCGAGAATGACGGTTCGAGCAGGTGCGAAAGCAGGTCATAGTGATCCGGTGGTTCTGAATGGAAGGGCCATCGCTCAACGGATAAAAGGTACTCCGGGGATAACAGGCTGATACCGCCCAAGAGTTCATATCGACGGCGGTGTTTGGCACCTCGATGTCGGCTCATCACATCCTGGGGCTGAAGTCGGTCCCAAGGGTATGGCTGTTCGCCATTTAAAGTGGTACGCGAGCTGGGTTTAGAACGTCGTGAGACAGTTCGGTCCCTATCTGCCGTGGGCGTTGGATGATTGAAGGGGGCTGCTCCTAGTACGAGAGGACCGGAGTGGACGAACCTCTGGTGTTCGGGTTGTTACGCCAGTAGCATTGCCCGGTAGCTAAGTTCGGAATCGATAACCGCTGAAAGCATCTAAGCGGGAAGCGAGCCCTGAGATGAGTCATCCCTGATACTATAAGTATCCTAAAGGGTTGTTGGAGACTACGACGTAGATAGGCAAGGTGTGTAAGCGTTGTGAGGCGTTGAGCTAACTTGTACTAATTGCCCGTGAGACTTAACCATACAACACCCAAGGGGTTTTGCAGGATTTTAAAGATATAAAGATCTTGATGTGTATTGCAAAGTCAGCTTTTCGAATTGTAAACAAATTTTGCTTGGCGACCATAGCATTATGGCACCACCTGATCCCATGCCGAACTCAGAAGTGAAACGTAATTGCGCCAATGGTAGTGTGGGGATTCCCCATGTGAGAGTAGGTCATCGCCAAGCTTCCCTTTTTACGGAGCGGTAGTTCAGTTGGTTAGAATACCGGCCTGTCACGCCGGGGGTCGCGGGTTCGAGTCCCGTCCGCTCCGCCATTACTTTAGGGGATTAGTTCAGTCCGGTAGAACGTCGGTCTCCAAAACCGAATGTCGGCGGTTCGAATCCGTCATCCCCTGCCAATATTGTATTGCTTTATAGATAAGATAGGGGTAATATATTTCATATGGTGATGGAGTTCCACCAATTTAACCGCTCAAATAGAGATAATGACTCCTGCTAGAAAGTTTAATATGTAAAATTAGCTTTATAGTTAGGAAATTACTCAGTCTAAATTAATATTTTCTGATTATAAAAATAAACAGAGGAAATATCTAAATGAATCAAATTATAACTTTATTGTATGTTGCTATGGGCGGAGCTGTTGGCTGTTGTTCAAGATACTTGATATCAGAGCTAATGGCATTTTTATTTGGTAAAAATTTTCCTTATGGGACTTTAACCGTTAATGTTGTAGGCGGATTATTGATGGGGATCTTAGGGGCTTTATTTCAGAGAGAGTTTTTTGATAACATAGATCCTTACAGACAAATTATCGGATTGGGTTTTTTAGGAGGCTTAACAACTTTCTCTACGTTTTCAATGGACAGTATTTTATTACTTCAATCAGGAATGTTCTTTAAGTTCTGTTTGAATATTATATTGAATGTGGTTTTAAGTTTATCTGCTTGTTGGGTAGGATTTCATTTACTTTTCAAAAACTAAAAAAAAATTATTGTTATTTTAAATTGAGTCAATTAATATAAATATATCTTGTCGGAGTGCCTTAAGGCTGAGACTACTAATGTAGGATCCGTTGAACCTGAATAAATTAATATTTACGTAGGGAACAGGAGATTAAATATAACTCTCTAGTTAAGTCATTCAAATAAGATATTTTATGCATTTAATTCTAAGAGATTATAATTATGACTCAAAACAAATCAAAAGACCTTGCAAAATCATTTATTCAAAATTTTAAACATGTTAGTTTTCCTAATTCAAATAAAAAATATATATCAGGTGAAATATATCCTAATATACGCGTAGGTATGCGTGAAATAAAATTATCAGATACTCTAATTGGTGGAACGAAAAATAGTCCAGTTTATGAGCCTAATGAATCAGTTTATGTATATGATACATCGGGTTATTATTCTGATTTAAAAAAAGAAATTAATATTTATTCAGGATTAGAGAAAATCAGAGATAGCTGGATCGAAACTAGAGATGATATTGACTATATCGATGGTACAGACTCAGAATATACAAAAAAAAGAGAAGAAGACATAACTTTAAAGGAAATTAGGTTTCAATCAAATCATAGAATAAAGAAAGGTCAAAAAAATAAAGTAGTTACTCAAATGCACTATGCCAGAAGAGGGATTGTGACCCCTGAAATGGAATATATTGCTGTAAGAGAAAACCTAGGGCTAAAAAAATATAAGAATGAACTATTAAACATAAAACATTCAGGAAATAGTTTTGGTGGAAATATCCCTGAAAAAATAACTGCAGAGTTTGTACGACAAGAAGTTGCTTCAGGACGAGCGATAATACCAAATAACATAAATCACCCAGAATCAGAACCAATGATCATTGGAAGAAACTTTTTGGTAAAAGTTAATGCAAATATTGGTAATTCTTCTGTAACTTCATCAATAGAAGAAGAAGTTGAAAAACT
Protein-coding regions in this window:
- the crcB gene encoding fluoride efflux transporter CrcB, whose protein sequence is MNQIITLLYVAMGGAVGCCSRYLISELMAFLFGKNFPYGTLTVNVVGGLLMGILGALFQREFFDNIDPYRQIIGLGFLGGLTTFSTFSMDSILLLQSGMFFKFCLNIILNVVLSLSACWVGFHLLFKN